From the Rutidosis leptorrhynchoides isolate AG116_Rl617_1_P2 unplaced genomic scaffold, CSIRO_AGI_Rlap_v1 contig242, whole genome shotgun sequence genome, the window TCCTCTTTCTAGAAGTTCAGCACATTCTTTTGTAAATTCTTCTACATCAATTTTTGAATATGGGATTTTATTTTCAACGTTTACTTCTTGATTTGGATCTTTTAGTTTTATTTCTATTAATTCTTGGTTGTTATTTTTATCTTGATCTAGTGGATTATCACTACATACATCTTCTAATAGTTTTTCTACTTCTTTTTGTAATTCTATAGGTATACCTAATTTTtcatttataactttaagtttttgaGTAATTTGTAATTTGTTTAATTTCATTAATATTGGTATTTTTATAACGGTACTTTTCTGATTTTTATAAGATGGTGCAGTTAATTCTATATGATGCAAATATTGACAGAATGGTTGGtataattttaaaaaattatttccTATTATTATGGGTAACCCTGATTCTTGTTGATATATTGATGGTACTATAAATATataatttcttatttttattttattaaaaaatgatgCTTTCCATATAAGATGTTTGCTACCATCTGCAATTGATATTACAAGAGGTTTTTGAAGTTTTTTCCAATGGAATGGGATTTTAGCTGAAGCGAAGCATAAAGTTGCTCCTGTATCTATATATGCGTCATAAGCCTTTTCTTTATATTTTATTTCTATGAATGTACAATTTGGATTAGACTTATTCATTTGAAGATGAATAATCTTCTTTTGAATCATAAGACTGACTACTATCAGATACTAATTTATATATTTCTTCTATTTCAGAATCTGAATTTTCTATTGGTTCTAGATGATTTTCTACTGCTATATTTaaaatttttagttttttttttattttcagtcTTCTTTTTATTAGGACATTTGTTAGCATAATGACCTTCTTCATTATAAAGCCAACATCTACATGTTTTCTTATTTTCAGGacaatgttttttttttatatggTGATTTTCTTTTAAAAACCTTCTTCTTTTAAAGTTATTATTTCTATAATTGaattttttgtatttatttttcagGAATTTTTTCCATCTATATTTCTTTATAATTTTCCTCCTTTCCTTGTTACATCCATAATTACTGGGCATTCTAGGATTATTTTTACAACATAGTTGCCCAATGGGGTGTTTAAGTTGTTTCTTTACAAATCGCTGCAAACATTGTTGTACTATATAGTTTTGAGTTACCTCTATGACCCCTCCTAGAGTATTAACTATTCTATTATTTGCTACTTCTGACAAAAATATGTCTTTGATAGTCTTGCTAAGTGGCCATGGTAATTTATTTAAATAAGTTTCTTTATGAGTTTCTCTATTCTCTACAGGTAATTTATAGTAATATTTTTGAAATTCGCATGTATAAGATTCTATATCACACATATTACAgatttgtatattattaagatgCCATAAGGCTTTTTCTGCTTCAGCAGCTTCAGTTGCTTTTTTTTTATCTATATCGTCTTTTCCTAGGAATTCCCTATTTATGGTATCTACTATTGTAAAGAAAACATCTGAATTTGTTGTTTTGTCTTTCAGTAAGTATTCTATTTGTGCTTGTGATAAGGTTTGTAGATAATTTTTTACGGATCCTGTTACTTTATAAGTAACAAAGGTCCAAACTAGATTATGATTAAAATCTTGAAATATTTTTTCTAATTGGATTATTAATCCTGTATTATTCATCCATAGAGTTAAAACTTCTTCTTTATTCTGAGCACAGTCTAAATTTAAAAtatctatattagttttaattgatGGTGTATATTCATCAGGAAATTTTTTCCATTTGTCATTTTGTGTAGTATATCCTTTTTCATTCATGTAATCATTATGATAAAATTCTCTTCTTCTTTTATGACCTGAAGTTGATTCTGGAATTTCTTCTAATTTCATTCTAAATGGTAAATCATCTTCTGATTCATATCCATATACTACTTGTTCTTTATCATCATCTATATTGTAATTTTTATGTTCataattttctttttcttcttcaataATTTTTAGTTGAGACAAAAGTTGTCTAACTTCTGATATTTGGTCGGATATATTTTCTTGCTCCATTATACTATTCTACGAGGTAATTCTAGAGTAATTGTTCTTTTAGGTTTTGTAATAATAATTTCTTGTTGGATATTTGGGTGTTGAATTATAGACTTTTCTTTTTCTGAATTTAATTTTTCGAATTTGTATAACTCTTCGTTTAATTTTTCTATAATATTTCCCTCCTCCTGAAAAATTTTTTCATTCTGATTTTCTAATAGATCTTTAATATTTTTAAGATAATTTTTTGAATCATTAATTTCTTGATATATGTCTTTTGATTTATgttgatttatatattcatttattatAGAAAACGATTCTTCAATAGTTTTTTTATTTTCAATAATCATATTTTCTAGATTATTTAGTTTTtcatttaatttatttttaatgtcttttaaatcgtcttttattttTACTATATCAGATGTTATTGCCATCATGTAGTTTCTAATTATACTTTTAAAGTCTCTAAAGTTTTCAAATATTTTTTCTctttttttaaattttgtcgagtatGTTCATATTGATGTATAAGATAACTAGCGTAATGTATTGTTTTCATTTTATGGTGTGCTCTTATTAATTCTTGAAAATGTTGTATATTGTCTTCATAAATTTCTATCATGTCTTTGGTTATTAGTATTTTCTGTCTTAAATCGATTAATTGGTTACGTAAAACAGAATTCATAATATAGGGACTATTATGCTTTTTTATCAAAACTTGGGAGTATTTTTGTAAATAGGTGAAACAATATTTTTAATTAATGATTTTTCTTAATTAATGACATGGTATAACCGGGAACCCCATTTCCGATTATACTACAAATGTTTacctttaacaaaaaatatcatattttgtttacgttttatgattttatgatatatttgtAATTTTTAGGACTTTTTAGTACAAGCCTCTGACAGAATGGaatttttagtcatagtttcttttgACTATTTATGCACGTACACGAATATCTTTTGGGTATCATGCATTAAACAAATTAGCAATTATAATAAAAAATCAGTATGACTTGATCAAAAGTGCTTACATAGAATAAGCATGGATGCACACCCGTGCGTGGCCCAATTGGTAAGCATCTCCTTCTCCATTCGAGAGATCAGGGATTCGAGTTGTGCAATCCGGTATTTTTTTCCCAACAAATGAGGGTAAGAAAATGACAATAGCTAGTGAAAATAATGTATTAGTGAAAATAATGTATTAGCCTCGTACCTAACATAACATAAATACCTAAAAAGATTGGATTTGCTAATTGAATTTATTCATCGAGAAAAATAAAAAGATTAGATTTGCTAATTGAATTTATTCATTGAGAAAATAGAACAGAAAATTGAGAAGAAAATAATGTAGGAACTAAAATTTTGAATGATATGCCGACTTTTGAATCGGGATCAAATGTTAAGAAGAACTCGAAAAGAGATTCTTCTCGTACTTCTACAAATGAGGATAAGAAAATGATAATAGCTAGTGAAAATAATGTATTAGCCTTGTACCTAACGTATTATAAATACGTAAAAGGATTGGATTTACGATTGAATTTATTCATCGAGAAAATAGAACAGAAAATTGAGAAGAAAATAATGTTGGAACTAAAATTTTGAATGGTATGTCGACCTTCCATCGGGATCAAATAATTGTTAAGAAGAACTCGAAAAGAGATTTTTCTCGTACTTCTACATTGTTGAAAGAAAATTCATCAAACTTTTGAGTTGTTCGCCATTAAGCAACGACAAGAAAAGCCGATCATGGCTGCACCCCAAGCAGAATTCTTGCTCTCGAAACACACGATAACAACTTCCCGCCAAGCATTTTATATATTCAGATTTTTCACACGCCCAAACTTTGTAGACTGGAAAATAACACCAAAATATCATTTTATTCTTTCGACGCAATATCATCAAATTTGAAAATCCTCTTGCAAGATGCCTCCCAATAACAAGTGAGTTCAATCTAATTGTTAAATCAGAACCAATTGCTAAAAACTAAAAtttgatgaatatctcttgaatcTCTCTAGTCTTCTTTTCTGCATTTTATGTGTCTCGTATCGGGTGGTTTTCTAAATCTAGATACTCTTTGTAATGATTTATGTAAATTTTCATCTTTAAACCAACTTTTAAAATTAAATTATGCATCTTATCATGATATCAGAGCTCAAGTCTATTCCAGGAGTGGTAAAACCTAGATTGCAAAGATAGCATACCAAGATGTAGTATGACTTGATCAAAAGTGCTAACATATCTTGGCAATTTGCATTTTGTTTTTCCCCTCAACAAACGAGGGCTAAGATGTAGTATGACTTTTAGAAACATTTACATATATAACTAACTCGTCAATCACGTGTCGCCGTGTGAATTACTCCCTTCATCCTAAATATAAACATTTTTTTCTCTAAATACATAtaaatttgaaagaaaaaaaacgtattttttttcattttatccATTACATTAAATTATTAcatcaaaaaaaatattttttatacataacgatatttttttaatttttaatatgttccaattacaaatttaattacaaattaaattgcaaattttattgtcaaatcaacattCGAAATATGACGTTTTATTAACGAATAGTAAGTTGACAcatatattttaaaattttgagTTTAATTAAGTTTAAAGTTACAATTTTAAGTCAATGATATTATTTTTTTTCCTATTCTAATTACGAAATCAAAAAACAATAAAAAcataatgattcctaataaaactctaccaattttttttttaatataataattttattcctaatcaatttcttatctattatttaaaaaattattcctgataaaattataatacactatatttttattaggAGTAAAATTGTagattttattgtcaaatcaacgTCCACCATATGACGTTTTATTAACGAATAGTAATTTAACACATGTATTTTAAAACTTTAAGTTTAATTAAGTTTCGAGTTATAATTTTACGTCAATGATATTATTTTTTTTCCTATTCTAATTTggaaatcaaaacacaataaaaacataatgattcctaataaaaGTCTACCAATTATTTTttcctaatataataattttattcctaatcaatttctaatctattatttaaaaaattattcctaataaaatactaatacactatatttttttctaatttttttattaaacgATTTTTCCTAATTAACATTCATTACATTCTTTTTTTCTATTCCTAACTAAAACGGGCATATCTTCTTTTTTTCCTATTCAAATGGACATATTATTAAAACATTATTTctaatcaaattataatatatattattttttttattaaattattattcctaataaaaattccttatatttttttcttattcttaattaaaatgagcatatcttatttttcaaacaattaatatttttttctaattaaaatttattatattcTTTTTTCCTATGCCTAATTAAAAAAAGACATATTTTTTTCCTATTCAAATGGGTATATTATTAAAAAAGTAATTCCTaatcaaaatataatatatattattttttctaattttttaaTTAAACTATTATTCTTAATAAAAATTGCTATATTTTTTTCCTATTCTTAATTAAAACGGGCATATCTTATTTTTCAAGCAATATGAACAATTAAATTGATTAGATGCAAttctaaattttattatgaaatcaaatcttgatatgtaatttttactttttattatgtttattattttaaaaaaataaataaatttttaattcTAGGACTATAATTTTTGAAATAAAATctaaataattataattgatatagaGTTAAAAATAATTACCTTTTATATGATATTTGACATAGATTTAATAATGTTTGATACGAGTAATTATTATGTAACTTTTtatatgatatatgtatttaaattattaatttttaaaggtACGAACTTCCCGTCCAACGGACGGGCCCACAAACTTATTACCCTAAATTATGCATATTATGCACTTCATGTATACATAAAATAACTTATTTCAAtacatttttaatttattttattgtcaAATTCCATAAATAATTCTACCATATTCATCTACATCATTCGTATAACACATTTACGTAATTTTTTTAGATAAAATAACGAACGATCCCATATAAAAATTGATCCAAATTAAATTCACCACCAAGTTATTAATTTTATTTTCATTTTCTTAATTTATATGAAGTACTAAAAATTGTCATCTAATTCTGACGGAGGCAGTACTAAATTTCGTTCTTACATAACATTGACGGGCAATAATATCGTCCACTAGCAAATTCTCTTAACCCCTATATTTTCCCCATCCCCTAATCAGTCCTTACGCATTGCTCTTTTAGTCATCTTTATAAGTTTAGAATATGTTGGTTTTATTTTTGGAGCATACTCGAACATGCTTCGTATATCTTCAAAAGACTTGTTTTTACCTTTGTGGCTTCTACATTACTTACTACCTCTCCCTAATTAACCGTGTCATTTTACTATGCAACAGTGAACAGTCATTTTCCTTAGAGTCACAGTCGGTTTACTTTAGCATCATTAGTCACGTAACACCCAGTACATTTTTTCCACGTGACAAATAAAACAAGAGGCTACTTTAGTTGAAGGAAACTCTCACCGATTGACACGTGTTGATTTTGAGATGCCACCAGAAATCTCTCAGTCTTGAACAAGAACATAGAATTGGAAGACTGGCTACATTCAAAAAACCTGAGTCCCCCTCCTTTGAGAAAAAATAAATTAAACCCTTTTCTCCGATCCTAGGGTTCTACTGTAGAGAAAGAAGCTCGACAGTAACTTTGATGTAAGCAAATTAAAGGGTATTCTTCTTTATGCAAAGCTTCCAACTTTTTTGCATTCATGttaatattttatatttgtatGTTATCTTTGTTGTTCTAGCTGTGATTGTGCTATCTTTCATTAATGTTCTTTCTGAACAAATTAACAGAGATTAATGGGGTTTTATTAAAATAAAACATGTCATTAGTTTAATAATTTCTGTTTCTGGTGTTATATGCAGTCAGATTGTCTGTTGTGGACCTTAGATTGATTGGTTTGGTTTTTATATGCAAAACAAGGAGCCTAGTGATCCCCGATTATTGATATTTCTTCAATCATGATTTATTATTTCATCGAAAAAGGGAAATGGTATTGAAGGGAGAATTAAATTAATGGGTTTGATGAATTGTGTTTCTCTGCAAATCGTGTTCACGGGTTAGCTTGAGGGCAATAATATTCTTATGATGAGGTCTTGCATGCTCAATCAAGTGCTTCATATAGTAAAAATCACTGCATTTAGCTGTCACTGTTATACTAGACTAACAGTCAGTCTTCTATACAGACACATTCACCTAAAATTTAATTACATTGAAGTCCCAAGGTAACGGAAGCCCTGTGATTCGTCCACCTTTGTGAATTGGAATCATCATCTTTGTGTAAAGAAATCCATATAAGTTGTTGGCAATTTATGTTCTTCATCTTATATCACTGTTTACAATCTTAATCAAGTTTCTTACTTTGTATTGAATCTTTCGCAGTATTATTACTAGAGGGTATTATGGATCAATCAGAAAAAAGTCAACAGCAGCAGCCTGTGGTGGTGGGAAATGTGGCTAGTGGTGGTCAAATCCCGTATAATTTAGGAGATGTGCAACACCAACTCGCCACCTTTCCTCAACCTCAACACATAaaccagcagcagcaacaacaacaacaacagcttcAAACTTTTTGGACAAACCAACAGCAAGAAGTCGAGCAGGCGGTTGATTTCAAGAACCACAGCCTTCCACTCGCTCGAATAAAAAAGATAATGAAAGCTGACGAAGACGTCCGAATGATCTCGGCTGAGGCTCCCGTGATTTTCGCGAAAGCGTGCGAAATGTTCATCTTGGAACTGACTCTGAGGTCTTGGATCCACACGGAAGAGAACAAGAGGAGGGACCTTACAGAAGAATGATATCGCTGCAGCGATCTCGAGGACCGACGTGTTTGATTTCTTGGTAGATATTATTCCAAGAGACGAGTTGAAAGAGGAAGGACTTGGAGTTACTAAAGCTACTATTCCTGTTGTAGGTGGTCCCTCTGGGGATATCTCATATTACTATCATCCTATGGGGTCCACGGCGCTATATGCTGGCCAGCAGCCTCGACCGCCTGTGGCTTTCATGGCGTGGCCACTGAATCAAGGAGGACAGCCACAAACTCAACAGCAGCAGCAAACAGAGAGTTGAAGAGTGGAAACAAACAAGTTAAATACAATAACATCTTATCGGGGGATTTTAGTTGTAGTAGTTTATTATCAGTTCAAGTTTAATTTGATATTTGGTGAATGATGCTTAATCAAACTTTCGGATGATGTATAATGGATGAGCTTATATTTGAACTTGAGTGCTATTTAAATTGTTATGCTATCCTGATTTGGATTAGTAGACTTCATCACAGTCAGCTCGCCGAAGAAGCGTATGCCGACTAAACTGGATACTTGTTTCTCTCGTCCTTTCTGCAACCATGCCGGCAGTGTTGAATGTCAGTTTGACCGGCAGCTCCATATCGGTTGGGCAATCATGTCGGATTTGCCAGGAAAGTTTCAGCACCAAAATCACACCTTTAACTGAGCCGATTGACATTTACAGTGAATGGATCGACACTTCTTTTCAAGAAGACCAAGAAATAGTAGATAAATCTCTTCTCATTATAGAATGTAGAACAATAAAGCAGTGTTCTTGTAAAAGTTGTTTCCTATGTGACCAATTTGAATTTGCAAGTTGTATAATGAAATAATTCAATTACAAAAAAGAagatatttttaatttaattgaaaaGAAAGGGGACACACATTGTCACGCTGAGCTGCTAGACAAAATGCAGCTTACTGATTACAAAGTTGGAAGAGGAAGAAACTATTTAGAAGGCGTTTCCCTCTTTCTCTTCTTTCTGTGCTTCTTAAACAAACCTTTCTCTACCAGTGTCTTCATCTTCTGTTTCTTTCGTTCTTTCACTTTCTCCTCAAACCCATCATCCGTCATTTTCATTGTTGCCACACGTCTAGCCTTGAAAACCTACAAATTTCGTACGAATTAAATTGGATCGGCATCGCATATAactttttataaaaaataaacaaCAATCGTAGAGAGATCTTACCCTCGTAATATCAGATTGGACATCGGTTTCTTTACAGTCAAATAGTTCCAGTTGTTTTCCAAGTTCAGCTTCTATTTCATGAATTAAATCTACATCATTCTGCAAAACAAACAAAGACGACAAGAAATGTTGTACATCATTCTCATAATACTATTTCTATGAATATTCTCTATAAAAATAAGTATTTATAACCAGCTGCTTTCCAGTTTCTATAGCTCACCTGTGTAACAAAGCTCATAGCCAACCCTCCCCTGCCAGCTCTTGCAGTGCGTCCCACACGGTGAACGTAATCTCTCGGATACCTACAATACCGGAAATTAAAGTTAAATTCTACTGGGACGAAAACAAGTCGAGAAAGTAAACTGACTTTATAgagatttataagattaataacgaCCTTGGGATGTCGTAGTTGATAACAAGATCAACAGTAGGAATGTCCAGACCACGACTGGCAACATCGGTAGCAATAAGTATAGAAACTTGTCCAGATTTAAATCGATGTAACGCAGAAAGCCTGAGAGATTGGGACTTGAATGAATGCAATGCTGATGTTTCCACACCAAGCTCTTCCAATAACAAACTTAAGAGGTGACAATTTCTGTTTCCACACCAAAGGACAGAAATTATTAATGCTAAGTAAAAGGGAAACTAACAGAAAAACAAAATAGAAAAGTTGATACCTGCATGTGGAGACGAATATCATAGCAGAGCGAATACCCATGTCTTCCATTTTAGATAAAACGTGTACAAGATAAACATCCTTCACATTGTGGGGAATAAACAAATATTGCTGTTTAAGTGTGTCTACTGTCTTGAAACCTTCGTATTGTTCATAGAAATAGGCCTTATTTGCTGAAACCTCAAGTAGTGTTTGCAGGTCACTTGTCATTGTTGCAGAAAACAACAAGGTTTGTCGATCCTTAGGTAAGCACTGAAACACAACCTTCAGTTCTTCTTCAAAACCGACATCCAAAATTCTGTCTGCTTCATCCAAAACTAAAAACTGAAGCAAAAAACATTGGAGAAAAAAAGTTAATGAATCGGTCTTTGTATAACCAGTGCAAGTGTAAGACCTTAGAAGGAACAGCATTTTACCCTAGTTCTGAACTTACAATAATCAGTAGTTTTTTATTTGTAGACAAATAAACTCAAATAAAACCCAAACAAAAGTATATTTAGCAATTACAATAGTCTATTTCATCGCTTAAATCAATCCACAATCTCAATACCCTCAAAGTCATTCACCATTTGTTATTAGATACTCCTATGGTTACTTTAGTCCTGCTAAACACAACTAAAACCCAAATGAAATCACATTTAGCAATTGCAATGCTCTGTTTCACAGCATAAATCAATCCACAACCTGAAATCTCTAAAATTCATTCACCCTTTACTGAATTCGTTATCTTTTTCGTAAAAATGCTTACTTTAGTCCTGCTAAACACAGGCGGAATGTCAGGATTCTCCTCAATCAACACCTTCACTCTTCCCGGCGTGGCGATAACAATGTGAGGTCTTTGCGAGAGCAACCGTGCTTGACTCAGCTTATCCATTCCTCCGACAATCACAGCACACCTCACATTCAGACACGACCCAAGAGCCTTGAACTGCTCTGCCAGCTGGTAAGCCAATTCCCTTGTTGGGGTCATCACCAGCGCCAAAACCCCATAGGGATCCTGTGCGAGCTTCTGTAGAATCGGAAGCGCAAACGCCGCCGTCTTCCCGCTTCCTGTCTGAGCTAAGCCGAGGACGTCGCTGCCTTCCAAAATTTTAGGGATGCAGTGCGATTGCACCGCCGTGGGCCGCCGCATGCCTAGCTCCTTGCAGGTGTTTAGTGCCCATTCCGCGAGGCCGAGGTCGGCGAATGAAGTTGTGATAGAGTCGGTATTTGGTTTTGAGAATTTTTCGATTTCAAGGTGCTGACTTGAGATTGGGGTTTCGGGTTGTGTTTGATTAGGTTTTTTCTTAGGGAAGGGTTTATGGGGTTTGGAGGAAAAAAGAGGGAAGCTTTTGTCAACTTCATCCATGGTGATATTGAGTGGGAAGCTGTTGTTACTTGGTAGAGAGGAGAGGGGCTTTGCTTAAACCTTTTCGATAGATGTTGTAATTTTGGGATTATTACATGGTTCGTCCACCAACCTTTACATTTGTTTTCAATTGACTCCTTATATATTTTATTCATACGAAAAGACCAAATGTGGAAGACGAGTTATCTTATCCCCCCCATCTCTTATTGTAGCTGCCTTTGATTTTGAATTATTCGCTTGACAATGACAACGAAGCTTATGATTTTTTTCTCATTTATATAGTTTTGAAACAAACAAGTGTACAACACAAGTTTTTGACATTCTTCTTATTTGAAAACTTCCTGGAGGACAAATATAATGTTACATTCATATAATAAGACATCGAATACAAGAATTCTGAACAAAAAATGAGGGACAATTATGTTAAATAAATAACTCATCTAAATTACAGAGTAACGCCTTTGTGTGATGTTTCCCATCCGTTATTGTTCCGACTTAGGAGTCAGCAACTTCGTCTTCACAGGATGAAGGCGAGGTTATTGCTGAAAGTCGATTTCAATTCTCGAGTCGCTTGAACAAAACTTTTTATTTGCTTTCAACTATCTTCTAGTTTTGGTTTCAGCATCTCAAACTCCTTGTCGTTAACCAAAGAAACGTTTAACATCGGTGGAGTGGTGCAGGATATACATTCAATGGTTCATATCTCAACTTATCATTGTGAGGCAATGGCCCATCCTGAAGATTTCAAAGACCGCAGAGGAAAAAAAAATCAAGTAGTCAGCTTATCATTGTTCGTTTTATTAGTAAGATTCTTAATTTACTACAATTCGGAACTAAATGAGCGAGGGCGTGAGAGAGAATGCCAATTTGAGAAGAAATTACCTTTTCCAAGTTTATCTGGAATGGCTTTACGAAATCCTCAAACATGACTGGGGAAAGTCCCTTCATTATCTCCCCAACTTCCTAATGAATGAAACCACACAAAACCATTTAGTAAATGTAAACGGGTTTTAATTTAAGTGAAAGCCAAGAAAGTATATTATACCAATCCTGTTATCCTTGACTTTTCCAATAATTCCTTTGAGATTATATCAAGAATATGCCGATTCTCCATCAACCCTTTCATTGCAAGTTCTTCGGTCTCATCGATGTACTGAATCAAGAATAACTCGGAACTTTTAAAGGAAAAAGAGATTGACGAAAGGAAACACATGCTAAAAGAGCAAGTACAAGTTTAACAATGTACCATCTTCAATTAAGATCAATTATAGAAGAACAGAACCAAAAGATGCCAGACCATTAATTTTTTGTTCCTTCAATTAATTAATAGATTTATTTTCTATAACAAAAGTCGGGTTTAAGCAAAAAAACAATATTTACCCTAGTAATCTCCCGAGTGAAGAGCTCAGATACTTCGAGGGTCATGTTTGCAGGAATCACTTGAGGGTCATCCCACTAACACCATGACAAAGAACACACATCAGTTCATTAGAAATTCTGAAATGAAAAGAAGGCATCATAATTCTACTTTTTAGTTTTAGCTTAAGAAACTACCAACATACCCTATACTTTATCAACTCATTATCAGGATTATCAGGTTGATCCATCAATCCAACTCTCCTGGTTAAACCATATAGTCCCAACTTTGCATTTTGGGGGCTGATTGCCATCTCTCTGGCAATCTGCACAAGGACAGGAATTTGGACAAGAATGTGTCAATTTAAGTTCATGTaactttaaatttgttacttttccCTACAAGCAAACCCTTGAAGGCCGTTTTACGTAGTACCTTCGTTATCTTTTCAAGATCATCAGTTCCTCCATCAGTTATGTCATTACCAAACACCACACGTTCGGCACAACGCCCGCCATGAGCTACTACCATTTGCATTTTCATGTAACCAAAGGTTGTATAACCTTGGTCTAACCATGTCTTCTCTAGGATAGAATACAGATACGGCTGTTTCCTGCTCAAGATGGAAGGAAGCGGAAAAAATTACGTCTTTCTGAAAGGAGAAAAACTTATGTAATAGTCTTCAGACATGTAAATCACAACGCTGTAGGGAATTGCACCTTGCCACCAGGCAGAAGCTGAGAAAATGCATGCCAATCAAAGGTAGGAAACAGGTGAGCCAATACAATGTGACCAGCCTCATGAACGGCCAACAATTTCCTTTTATCAAATGATATCTACGCCAGAAAAACATAAAATGAATTCTGAATATATACCGATATAATTTTCCAAAACATAACTACCAATATTGAAAATAAAGGGAAACGACATACA encodes:
- the LOC139882201 gene encoding LOW QUALITY PROTEIN: nuclear transcription factor Y subunit C-2-like (The sequence of the model RefSeq protein was modified relative to this genomic sequence to represent the inferred CDS: deleted 1 base in 1 codon); the protein is MDQSEKSQQQQPVVVGNVASGGQIPYNLGDVQHQLATFPQPQHINQQQQQQQQQLQTFWTNQQQEVEQAVDFKNHSLPLARIKKIMKADEDVRMISAEAPVIFAKACEMFILELTLRSWIHTEENKRRTLQKNDIAAAISRTDVFDFLVDIIPRDELKEEGLGVTKATIPVVGGPSGDISYYYHPMGSTALYAGQQPRPPVAFMAWPLNQGGQPQTQQQQQTES
- the LOC139882202 gene encoding DEAD-box ATP-dependent RNA helicase 36, translated to MDEVDKSFPLFSSKPHKPFPKKKPNQTQPETPISSQHLEIEKFSKPNTDSITTSFADLGLAEWALNTCKELGMRRPTAVQSHCIPKILEGSDVLGLAQTGSGKTAAFALPILQKLAQDPYGVLALVMTPTRELAYQLAEQFKALGSCLNVRCAVIVGGMDKLSQARLLSQRPHIVIATPGRVKVLIEENPDIPPVFSRTKFLVLDEADRILDVGFEEELKVVFQCLPKDRQTLLFSATMTSDLQTLLEVSANKAYFYEQYEGFKTVDTLKQQYLFIPHNVKDVYLVHVLSKMEDMGIRSAMIFVSTCRNCHLLSLLLEELGVETSALHSFKSQSLRLSALHRFKSGQVSILIATDVASRGLDIPTVDLVINYDIPRYPRDYVHRVGRTARAGRGGLAMSFVTQNDVDLIHEIEAELGKQLELFDCKETDVQSDITRVFKARRVATMKMTDDGFEEKVKERKKQKMKTLVEKGLFKKHRKKRKRETPSK